A window of the Streptomyces luomodiensis genome harbors these coding sequences:
- a CDS encoding solute symporter family protein, whose amino-acid sequence MTVQIAASTTGSPIINLSVFFVFVLITLYIVYKATNRNSTTSDYYAAGSAFTGVQNGIALSGDFLSAASFLGISGAIAVHGYDGFLYSVGWLVAWLVALLLVGERLRNTGRFTVGDVMAYRMKQRPVRAAAANSTLVITFFYMLAQMAGAGGLIALLLNVTSKTGQALVITGVGVVMVFYVLVGGMKGTTWVQIIKAGLLLLCVTFMSVFLIGKFGFSFSAILDQAAQNSPLGGDLLNPGGWYGKNSMDQLDFVSLSLSLVLGISSLPHVLMRFYTVPDAKEARRSVVWCSWSMFIFYLSILIVGYGATALVGSDRIVNAPGGENSAAPLLAFEIGGAMLLGVVSAVAFATILAVVAGLTLAASASFAHDVYANVIRNGKADPRSEIRVARLTALVIGALAIVGGIVTNGQNVAFLVSLALALAASANLPTILYTLFWKRFNTTGTLWSIYGGLGSGLVLIIFSPAISGSPTAVIKGVDFHWFPLTNPGLVSIPLSFLCGFLGTVLSKRPADSAKQSEMEVRSLTGIGSQG is encoded by the coding sequence ATGACAGTGCAGATCGCAGCCTCCACGACCGGCAGCCCGATCATCAACCTGAGCGTATTCTTCGTTTTCGTTCTCATTACGCTCTACATCGTCTACAAGGCCACCAACAGGAATTCGACGACATCCGACTACTACGCCGCGGGAAGCGCTTTCACCGGCGTGCAGAACGGTATCGCGCTCTCCGGTGACTTCCTCTCCGCGGCGTCCTTCCTCGGTATTTCCGGGGCGATCGCCGTCCACGGCTACGACGGGTTCCTCTACTCCGTCGGCTGGCTTGTCGCCTGGCTGGTCGCCCTGCTGCTCGTCGGGGAGCGGCTGCGCAACACCGGGCGGTTCACGGTCGGCGATGTGATGGCCTACCGCATGAAACAGCGCCCGGTGCGCGCGGCGGCGGCCAACTCCACGCTGGTGATCACGTTCTTCTACATGCTCGCCCAGATGGCCGGCGCCGGTGGTCTGATCGCCCTGCTGCTCAACGTGACCAGCAAGACCGGGCAGGCCCTGGTCATCACAGGCGTCGGCGTGGTCATGGTCTTCTACGTCCTGGTGGGCGGCATGAAGGGCACGACCTGGGTGCAGATCATCAAGGCGGGTCTGCTGCTGCTCTGCGTGACCTTCATGAGCGTGTTCCTCATCGGCAAGTTCGGGTTCAGCTTCTCGGCGATCCTCGATCAGGCCGCGCAGAACAGCCCGCTGGGCGGGGATCTGCTCAACCCGGGTGGCTGGTACGGCAAGAACTCGATGGACCAGCTCGACTTCGTCTCGCTGTCGCTGTCGCTGGTCCTCGGCATCTCCAGCCTGCCGCACGTGCTGATGCGCTTCTACACCGTGCCGGACGCCAAGGAGGCCCGGCGGTCGGTGGTCTGGTGCTCCTGGTCGATGTTCATCTTCTACCTGTCGATCCTGATCGTCGGGTACGGCGCCACCGCTCTGGTCGGTTCGGACCGGATCGTCAACGCGCCGGGCGGGGAGAACTCCGCGGCGCCGCTGCTCGCCTTCGAGATCGGCGGTGCGATGCTCCTGGGTGTCGTCTCCGCGGTGGCCTTCGCCACGATCCTGGCGGTCGTGGCCGGTCTGACCCTGGCCGCGTCGGCCTCGTTCGCCCATGACGTGTACGCCAACGTGATCCGGAACGGAAAGGCCGATCCGCGGTCCGAGATCCGGGTCGCGCGGCTGACGGCGCTCGTGATCGGTGCCCTGGCCATCGTCGGCGGTATCGTCACCAACGGCCAGAACGTGGCCTTCCTGGTGTCACTGGCCCTGGCGCTCGCCGCGTCCGCCAATCTGCCGACGATTCTCTACACACTGTTCTGGAAGCGTTTCAACACCACCGGCACGCTGTGGAGCATCTACGGCGGTCTGGGCTCCGGCCTGGTGCTCATCATCTTCTCGCCGGCGATCTCGGGCAGTCCCACGGCGGTCATCAAGGGCGTGGACTTCCACTGGTTCCCGCTCACCAACCCCGGTCTGGTGTCGATCCCGCTCTCGTTCCTCTGCGGGTTCCTCGGCACGGTCCTCAGCAAGCGGCCCGCGGACTCCGCGAAGCAGTCGGAGATGGAAGTGCGGTCGCTGACCGGCATCGGTTCGCAGGGGTAG
- a CDS encoding DUF485 domain-containing protein, protein MNNAVRPPAARPSERAAGPGFADRGDDIGEPDFQAIQQSPEFKLLRRRLLWFVFPMSAFFLCWYMTFVLFSAYDHEFMSRKLFGAVNIGTVFGLLQFVSTMLIVLTYRRYARKKLDPQVDRIHELAGVGKK, encoded by the coding sequence ATGAACAATGCGGTGCGACCTCCCGCTGCCAGGCCATCCGAGCGGGCCGCCGGACCGGGGTTCGCCGACCGCGGTGACGACATCGGGGAGCCCGATTTCCAGGCGATTCAGCAGAGCCCGGAGTTCAAGCTGCTCCGCAGGAGACTGCTCTGGTTCGTCTTCCCCATGAGCGCCTTCTTCTTGTGCTGGTACATGACCTTCGTGCTCTTCTCCGCCTACGACCACGAGTTTATGAGCCGCAAGCTGTTCGGCGCGGTCAACATCGGCACCGTTTTCGGCCTGCTCCAGTTCGTGTCGACGATGCTGATCGTCTTGACGTACCGGCGCTACGCGCGTAAGAAACTCGATCCTCAGGTGGACCGGATCCACGAGCTGGCGGGAGTCGGCAAGAAATGA
- a CDS encoding L-lactate MFS transporter, producing MGFLDRSRIIAEPGWNRWLIPPAALAIHFSIGQAYSWSVFKTPLEDSLDISGTASALPFQIGILVLGLSAAFGGTLVERKGPRWAMFVALVAFSSGFLIAALGVATSSYWLVVLGYGGIGGVGLGIGYIAPVSTLMKWFPDRPGMATGTAIMGFGGGALIASPWSTEMLKAFGSDTSGIAQAFLVHGLAYAAFMSLGVVLIRVPPEGWRPAGWTPRDDAGNKLVTTANVSAKNAVKTPQFWLLWVVLCMNVTAGIGILEKAAPMIQDFFQDTDSPVSATAATGFVALLSLANMAGRFVWSSVSDVVGRKNIYRVYLGVGALLYLTIMLEKDSSTVLFVVSTMVILSFYGGGFSTAPAYLKDLFGTYQVGAIHGRLLTAWSVAGVAGPLIVDSIADAAHEDGHTGPGLYSFSFSLMMGLLVIGFIANELVRPVNPKFHEPESASSKESATPEEDPDPIPAERR from the coding sequence GTGGGTTTCCTCGATCGCTCTCGCATCATCGCCGAGCCGGGCTGGAATCGTTGGCTGATTCCGCCGGCTGCGCTCGCGATTCACTTCTCCATCGGCCAGGCGTACTCCTGGAGCGTTTTCAAGACACCCCTGGAAGATTCCCTAGATATTTCGGGGACGGCTAGCGCCCTCCCCTTCCAGATCGGCATCCTGGTGCTGGGACTCTCTGCCGCGTTCGGTGGAACGCTGGTCGAGAGGAAAGGACCGCGATGGGCCATGTTCGTGGCGCTCGTGGCCTTCTCGTCGGGATTCCTGATCGCCGCACTCGGTGTCGCCACGAGCAGTTACTGGCTGGTCGTGCTCGGGTACGGCGGCATCGGCGGCGTCGGCCTCGGTATCGGGTACATCGCACCGGTGTCCACCTTGATGAAGTGGTTTCCGGACCGGCCGGGCATGGCCACCGGCACGGCGATCATGGGTTTCGGTGGCGGTGCGCTGATCGCCTCTCCCTGGTCCACCGAGATGCTCAAGGCGTTCGGCAGCGACACCAGCGGTATCGCGCAGGCGTTCCTGGTGCACGGCCTGGCCTACGCCGCGTTCATGTCGCTGGGTGTGGTGCTCATCCGGGTGCCACCGGAGGGCTGGCGGCCGGCCGGCTGGACGCCTCGCGACGACGCCGGGAACAAGCTCGTCACCACCGCGAACGTATCGGCGAAGAACGCGGTGAAGACCCCGCAGTTCTGGCTGCTCTGGGTCGTGCTGTGCATGAACGTTACTGCTGGTATCGGGATCCTGGAGAAGGCCGCCCCGATGATCCAGGACTTCTTCCAGGACACGGACAGCCCGGTGAGCGCGACCGCCGCCACCGGGTTCGTCGCGCTCCTGTCCCTGGCCAACATGGCCGGTCGCTTCGTGTGGTCCTCGGTTTCCGACGTGGTCGGCAGGAAGAACATCTACCGCGTGTACCTGGGTGTCGGCGCCCTGCTCTACCTCACCATCATGCTCGAGAAGGACAGCAGCACCGTGTTGTTCGTCGTCTCGACCATGGTGATCCTGTCGTTCTACGGCGGTGGCTTCTCCACCGCACCGGCCTACCTCAAGGACCTGTTCGGCACCTACCAGGTCGGCGCGATCCACGGCCGGCTGCTGACCGCCTGGTCGGTCGCCGGGGTCGCCGGGCCCCTCATCGTGGACTCCATCGCGGACGCCGCGCATGAGGACGGGCACACGGGGCCGGGTCTGTACTCCTTCTCGTTCTCCCTCATGATGGGATTGCTCGTCATCGGCTTCATCGCCAACGAGCTGGTACGTCCGGTGAATCCGAAGTTCCATGAACCGGAGTCGGCGAGCTCGAAGGAGTCGGCGACGCCGGAAGAAGACCCCGATCCCATCCCGGCAGAGAGGCGGTAA
- a CDS encoding MFS transporter small subunit, producing the protein MTDADGPAPKATTSSPVVLVVAWLWVAIPFLYGLYELGVKSSKLFE; encoded by the coding sequence GTGACGGACGCAGACGGCCCCGCGCCGAAGGCGACGACGAGTTCCCCCGTCGTGCTGGTCGTGGCGTGGCTCTGGGTGGCCATTCCGTTTCTGTACGGTTTGTATGAACTCGGCGTGAAGAGTAGCAAGTTGTTCGAGTGA
- a CDS encoding sensor histidine kinase, translated as MTPGRHAAARDRSPSWWAGVVEWRNWRLPVKLGAVLVVPALLAVALGVVQIQRDVERANTYADMQRLVELRGELMPLIGDLQMERTMSAERLRGGASTHEAMLRQQTGRVDRAQAAVARTMKRAPRLEGASALRYHDAVKLLDGLSALRRQVTSKEISSWTAVNDYSEIINGLLDLDQALGSRFGEPKLSGTATALYDLEVVQEQVHLQHVIVLEGAEPGKLDDGRLLRALAESAIRMGDKLGDFRAVATEAEKRAYQRTVTGPEVERRAQLLNAALYQSARSEQPGIGQNGTGDATRFSVRDWNSSSERTGALIDTVAKSLADRLRVTSADLQDQTSDRAGAESVLLFAVLLLALAIGIGIARHLLRSLTILRFTALDVAERRLPEAVSSIREGEVSTTSISAVPVHTTEEFGQLARAFDAVHGQAVRLAAEQAALRGDLRDTLVNLSRRSQSLVDRLLRLMEELELHEEDPDQLASLFKLDHLATRMRRNNENLMVLCGSTPVRPSEQRVPLDRVLRAAVSEIEHYQRVVVEPVPSVEVIGYAAGDLARMVAELLDNATAFSPPETQVVISNTLRPDGSALIEIHDEGFGMSGAELAKAHRRVAGDASVEVPTSRQMGLSVVGRLARRHGVTVELISDRATRGGLRAGVLVPAKLMLTDKPALAGRAGSLPVRQTSAQASEPVRTRPEAGGATAAPLPRRAPDLARSIRGGDTPAVSGRGERPLPSRPGSPRAFADPQQTKGLPRRKPGGGAGRPTPFGEDAPKRIGGRPGTGGAPVNGRAAAAPGQPLVPPQRSRPAPPEQGAAASPWFAPTASGEAPTGPRGEERPAGRTPAERQPAERRFTERQPAERKPADHPPASGLPRRPVPAPPGSPQESRPGPAGDRRRADQEPSGGAQSAGRPQAERPQAERPQAERPQAERTQAGLPRRVPRQSPAPDRAKPPAPDPAKPRAAGDEAAARVDAGRTHRFLSNYQSGIRRAHPDET; from the coding sequence ATGACCCCGGGCAGGCATGCGGCCGCGCGCGATCGCTCGCCGTCGTGGTGGGCCGGCGTCGTGGAGTGGCGGAACTGGCGGCTGCCGGTGAAGCTGGGTGCCGTTCTGGTGGTGCCCGCCCTGCTCGCCGTCGCCTTGGGCGTCGTGCAGATCCAGCGCGACGTCGAACGCGCGAACACCTACGCGGACATGCAGCGGCTGGTCGAGCTGCGCGGTGAGCTGATGCCGTTGATCGGCGATCTCCAGATGGAACGGACCATGTCGGCCGAGCGGCTGCGTGGCGGTGCGTCCACCCACGAGGCCATGCTCCGGCAGCAGACCGGGCGCGTGGACCGCGCTCAGGCCGCCGTCGCCCGGACCATGAAGCGGGCACCCCGGCTCGAGGGGGCCTCGGCGCTCCGTTACCACGACGCGGTCAAGCTTCTGGACGGGCTGTCCGCCCTGCGCCGGCAGGTGACGTCCAAGGAGATCAGCTCGTGGACCGCGGTGAACGACTACAGCGAGATCATCAACGGTCTGCTCGACCTGGACCAGGCACTCGGCAGCCGGTTCGGTGAACCCAAGCTGTCCGGGACGGCGACCGCGCTGTACGACCTCGAGGTGGTCCAGGAGCAGGTCCACCTCCAGCATGTGATCGTGCTGGAGGGGGCCGAGCCCGGCAAGCTGGATGATGGCCGGCTCCTCAGGGCGCTGGCCGAGTCCGCGATCCGCATGGGGGACAAGCTGGGCGACTTCCGGGCCGTGGCCACCGAGGCGGAGAAGCGGGCCTACCAGCGGACGGTCACCGGCCCGGAGGTCGAGCGGCGCGCTCAGTTGCTCAATGCCGCGTTGTACCAGTCGGCGCGGTCGGAGCAGCCGGGCATCGGGCAGAACGGCACCGGGGACGCGACGCGGTTCTCCGTCCGCGACTGGAACAGCAGTTCGGAGCGGACCGGAGCGCTCATCGACACGGTGGCGAAGAGCCTCGCCGACCGGCTCCGGGTGACCTCCGCCGATCTCCAGGACCAGACGAGCGACCGGGCCGGCGCGGAGTCCGTGCTGCTCTTCGCCGTGCTCCTGCTCGCCCTCGCCATCGGCATCGGCATCGCCCGCCATCTGCTGCGTTCGCTCACCATCCTTCGCTTCACCGCGCTCGACGTGGCCGAGCGGCGGCTCCCGGAAGCGGTGTCGAGCATCCGCGAGGGCGAGGTGTCCACCACGTCGATCAGCGCGGTGCCGGTCCACACCACGGAGGAGTTCGGACAGCTGGCCAGGGCGTTCGACGCGGTGCACGGGCAGGCCGTGCGGCTGGCCGCCGAGCAGGCCGCGCTCCGTGGCGACCTGCGGGACACCCTGGTCAACCTCTCCCGGCGCAGCCAGAGCCTGGTGGACCGGCTGCTGCGGTTGATGGAGGAGCTCGAGCTGCACGAAGAGGACCCGGACCAGCTGGCCAGCCTCTTCAAGCTCGACCACCTGGCGACCCGTATGCGGCGCAACAACGAGAACCTGATGGTCCTGTGCGGCAGCACACCGGTCCGCCCCTCCGAGCAACGCGTGCCACTGGACCGCGTGTTGCGGGCCGCGGTCTCCGAGATCGAGCACTACCAGCGTGTGGTGGTCGAGCCCGTTCCCTCCGTCGAGGTGATCGGGTACGCTGCCGGTGACCTGGCGCGAATGGTCGCTGAGCTGCTGGACAACGCCACCGCGTTCTCCCCGCCCGAGACCCAAGTGGTCATCAGCAACACACTGCGCCCGGACGGTTCCGCACTGATCGAGATCCACGACGAGGGATTCGGGATGAGCGGTGCCGAATTGGCCAAGGCTCATCGGCGCGTAGCGGGGGACGCATCCGTGGAGGTACCTACGTCCCGCCAGATGGGCCTATCGGTCGTCGGCCGGCTGGCCCGCCGGCACGGCGTCACCGTGGAGCTGATATCGGACCGGGCCACCCGTGGCGGACTCCGGGCCGGTGTGCTGGTCCCGGCCAAGCTGATGCTGACCGACAAGCCCGCCCTCGCGGGCCGAGCAGGTTCACTGCCCGTCAGGCAGACCTCCGCCCAGGCCTCCGAGCCGGTGCGGACCCGCCCGGAGGCCGGCGGTGCCACCGCCGCACCGCTGCCGCGCCGCGCCCCCGACCTGGCCCGCTCGATACGCGGCGGTGACACCCCGGCGGTTTCCGGGCGCGGCGAACGTCCCCTGCCGAGCCGCCCCGGTTCCCCGCGGGCGTTCGCCGACCCCCAGCAGACCAAGGGACTGCCGCGCCGGAAGCCCGGCGGCGGGGCCGGCCGGCCCACCCCCTTCGGCGAGGACGCGCCGAAGCGGATCGGCGGCCGCCCCGGCACCGGCGGCGCACCCGTGAACGGCCGCGCCGCCGCGGCCCCCGGGCAGCCGCTGGTGCCACCTCAGCGGTCGCGTCCGGCCCCTCCGGAACAGGGCGCCGCTGCCTCGCCGTGGTTCGCGCCGACCGCCTCCGGGGAGGCACCGACGGGCCCGCGTGGCGAGGAGCGGCCCGCCGGGCGGACGCCCGCCGAGCGGCAGCCGGCCGAGCGGCGGTTCACCGAGCGGCAGCCGGCCGAGCGGAAGCCGGCGGACCACCCTCCGGCGTCCGGACTTCCCCGGCGGCCCGTTCCGGCTCCGCCCGGGTCCCCCCAGGAGAGCCGGCCGGGGCCCGCGGGCGACCGTCGCCGCGCCGACCAGGAGCCGTCGGGCGGAGCGCAGTCGGCCGGCCGCCCCCAGGCCGAACGTCCCCAGGCAGAACGGCCCCAAGCCGAACGTCCCCAGGCCGAACGCACCCAGGCCGGGCTGCCCCGGCGGGTGCCGCGCCAGAGTCCGGCACCGGACCGGGCCAAGCCCCCCGCGCCGGACCCGGCCAAACCGCGTGCCGCCGGGGACGAGGCGGCCGCGCGGGTGGACGCCGGCCGCACCCACAGGTTCCTCAGCAACTACCAGTCAGGCATCCGTCGGGCTCACCCCGACGAGACGTAA
- a CDS encoding roadblock/LC7 domain-containing protein: MTSPHLREVSQFGWLVTNFTERVPNVAHAVVVSADGLLLTASNGLADDRAEQVATIAAGAISLIQGAAQCLMTGDVRSSVIQMQYGNMLLMSIKDGSCLVVLAAPDCEIGQVAYEMTVLVDQVGEMLTPELRAELQELNLQGMHRTAVK, encoded by the coding sequence ATGACCTCACCCCACCTGCGGGAGGTGAGCCAGTTCGGATGGCTGGTCACCAACTTCACCGAGCGGGTGCCCAATGTGGCACACGCCGTGGTGGTCTCGGCCGACGGACTGTTGCTCACCGCCTCGAACGGGCTGGCGGACGATCGTGCCGAGCAGGTCGCCACCATCGCGGCGGGGGCCATCAGTCTGATCCAGGGCGCCGCCCAATGCCTGATGACCGGTGATGTGCGGTCGTCCGTCATCCAGATGCAGTACGGAAACATGCTGCTGATGTCGATCAAGGACGGCTCGTGCCTCGTGGTGCTGGCGGCGCCGGACTGCGAGATCGGTCAGGTGGCGTACGAGATGACGGTCCTGGTCGATCAGGTCGGCGAGATGCTGACCCCGGAACTACGCGCCGAGCTTCAGGAGTTGAATCTCCAGGGAATGCATCGGACAGCAGTCAAATAG
- a CDS encoding DUF742 domain-containing protein, with protein sequence MSTGEGPSGQGSRREQGAEDEQTFADVLNAFSFGKGRRGRKASRSGGTPEPPSPAETEDVRPESRAESFPRTPPEREQSDGWESEHDESQGPASLVRAYSWTRGRTRSHHHFEVETLVTTTELGHRSTDVVQADHYPVIALCQEPRSVAEVAAMLSVPLGVAKVLLGDMAERGLIVVHRTPSAEGEVPDRALMERVLVGLRRI encoded by the coding sequence ATGAGCACCGGTGAGGGCCCTTCCGGGCAGGGATCTCGGAGAGAACAGGGGGCGGAGGACGAACAGACTTTCGCCGATGTGCTCAACGCCTTCAGTTTCGGCAAAGGGCGACGCGGGCGGAAGGCGTCTCGCTCCGGCGGGACGCCCGAGCCCCCGTCCCCGGCGGAGACCGAGGACGTCCGGCCGGAGAGCCGCGCGGAATCCTTCCCGCGGACGCCGCCGGAGCGTGAGCAGTCGGACGGCTGGGAGTCCGAGCACGATGAGAGCCAGGGCCCGGCCTCGCTGGTGCGTGCCTACTCATGGACGCGCGGGCGGACCAGGTCCCACCATCACTTCGAGGTCGAGACCCTGGTGACCACCACCGAGCTGGGGCACCGCTCCACCGACGTGGTGCAGGCGGACCACTACCCGGTGATCGCGCTGTGCCAGGAGCCGCGGTCGGTGGCCGAGGTGGCGGCCATGCTCTCGGTGCCGCTGGGCGTGGCCAAGGTCCTGCTCGGCGACATGGCGGAACGCGGGCTGATCGTCGTGCACCGGACGCCCTCCGCGGAGGGCGAGGTCCCGGACCGCGCCCTGATGGAGCGGGTGCTGGTGGGGCTTCGACGGATCTAG
- a CDS encoding endo alpha-1,4 polygalactosaminidase — protein MSLNRMRIRTTLGAAVACAAAATVGFLAPGTASASAAAVTLPPVHAGFDYQIGGAYTPPAGVRVVSRDHSASPASGLYNICYINAFQTQAVGDPGGPDDWDQDLLLKDGDGEVVIDPDWDEAILDITTDAKRRSIADKIKVQIDECAAKGFNALELDNFDTYTREVVEGRITASHAQTYIRILSAYGHDKGLAVGQKNTVELAPNHTANGLDFAIAEECGSWNECSRYLSAFGNHAIFIEYKDAGMKKACQYGDRVSVVQRDVNVSPAGSSGYVRKTC, from the coding sequence ATGAGCCTGAACCGTATGCGCATCCGCACCACCCTGGGCGCCGCCGTGGCCTGCGCCGCGGCCGCCACGGTCGGTTTTCTCGCCCCCGGTACCGCCTCGGCCTCGGCCGCCGCGGTCACCCTTCCGCCGGTGCACGCCGGCTTCGACTACCAGATCGGCGGGGCGTACACCCCGCCGGCCGGGGTGCGGGTGGTCAGCCGCGACCACAGCGCCTCCCCGGCCTCCGGCCTGTACAACATCTGTTACATCAACGCCTTCCAGACCCAGGCCGTCGGCGACCCCGGCGGCCCGGACGACTGGGACCAGGACCTGTTGCTGAAGGACGGCGACGGCGAGGTCGTCATCGACCCGGACTGGGACGAGGCGATCCTGGACATCACCACCGACGCGAAGCGGCGCAGCATCGCGGACAAGATCAAGGTCCAGATCGACGAATGCGCCGCCAAGGGCTTCAACGCGCTGGAGCTCGACAACTTCGACACCTACACCCGGGAGGTCGTCGAGGGCCGGATCACCGCCTCGCACGCCCAGACCTACATCCGCATCCTCTCCGCCTACGGCCATGACAAGGGCCTGGCCGTCGGCCAGAAGAACACCGTGGAACTGGCCCCGAACCACACGGCGAACGGCCTGGACTTCGCCATCGCCGAGGAGTGCGGCAGCTGGAACGAGTGCTCCCGGTACCTCTCGGCGTTCGGGAACCACGCCATCTTCATCGAGTACAAGGACGCGGGCATGAAGAAGGCATGCCAGTACGGTGACCGGGTGAGCGTCGTGCAGCGTGACGTCAACGTCTCACCCGCGGGCAGCAGCGGCTACGTCCGCAAGACCTGCTGA
- a CDS encoding ABC transporter substrate-binding protein — protein MDAVHRVRGGPSRRDVLRGGGALALTGAAGAAVAGCGTGLGVDSDGVVHIEVWHGQTSSALNVVKRLVADFHRSHPKIRIDLSGGVLADDMLQKVMAGLVAGSPPDVAYIFGSDLASVARSSQLADMTTVVESGQVPWKQYWPAARDGVTVDGVVRAVPAVLDALAVVCNKTLFHRAGLDLPAPGWTWQDFVETARKLTDRGKGTFGTGWPAAGDEDTVWRMWPMIWDLGGEVIDEDTRRIGFAGEPGIRALEVLQALAQDRSVYVDPKPGGEQMYQAFASGRLGMVATGPWQLPDIRQAEIDYHVVPLPSFSGRPVTISGPDTWSVFDNGSARLKAARTFVGWLMRPGPAYLWDTGVGSLPQSRPAERRPRWRAHAAEVPGLSVFTEALRTARVRPVDRAYPKISMPFGEAITAVLLGKSTPATALRRCADEANAAMATVR, from the coding sequence ATGGACGCGGTTCATCGCGTGCGCGGCGGCCCGTCCCGGCGTGACGTCCTGCGGGGCGGTGGTGCGCTGGCGCTCACCGGCGCCGCGGGTGCGGCGGTGGCCGGATGCGGTACCGGCCTGGGGGTGGACTCCGACGGAGTCGTCCACATCGAGGTGTGGCACGGGCAGACCAGCTCCGCGCTGAACGTGGTCAAACGGCTCGTGGCCGACTTCCACCGGAGCCACCCGAAGATACGCATCGATCTGAGCGGCGGGGTGCTGGCGGACGACATGCTCCAGAAGGTGATGGCCGGTCTGGTGGCCGGCTCCCCGCCCGATGTCGCCTACATCTTCGGCTCCGACCTGGCCAGCGTCGCCAGAAGCTCCCAGCTGGCGGACATGACGACGGTCGTGGAATCCGGGCAGGTGCCCTGGAAGCAGTACTGGCCCGCCGCCCGGGACGGCGTCACCGTCGACGGTGTGGTCCGCGCGGTGCCCGCGGTGCTGGACGCGCTCGCCGTGGTGTGCAACAAGACGCTCTTCCACCGGGCCGGACTGGACCTGCCCGCGCCCGGCTGGACCTGGCAGGACTTCGTCGAAACCGCCAGGAAGCTGACCGACCGCGGCAAGGGCACGTTCGGCACCGGCTGGCCCGCCGCGGGCGACGAGGACACCGTGTGGCGGATGTGGCCCATGATCTGGGATCTGGGCGGGGAGGTCATCGACGAGGACACCCGGCGGATCGGGTTCGCGGGCGAGCCCGGCATCCGCGCTCTGGAAGTGCTCCAGGCGCTCGCCCAGGACAGAAGCGTCTACGTCGACCCCAAGCCCGGTGGCGAGCAGATGTACCAGGCGTTCGCGTCCGGCCGCCTGGGGATGGTCGCGACCGGCCCCTGGCAGCTGCCCGACATCCGCCAGGCCGAGATCGACTACCACGTCGTCCCGCTGCCCAGCTTCAGCGGCAGACCGGTGACCATCTCCGGCCCCGACACCTGGAGCGTGTTCGACAACGGCTCCGCGCGTCTGAAGGCCGCCCGGACGTTCGTCGGCTGGCTCATGCGGCCCGGACCGGCGTACCTCTGGGACACCGGGGTGGGCAGCCTGCCGCAGAGCCGGCCGGCCGAGCGCCGGCCGCGGTGGCGGGCGCACGCGGCCGAGGTGCCCGGTCTGTCGGTGTTCACCGAGGCGCTCCGGACCGCCCGGGTGCGTCCCGTCGACCGGGCCTACCCCAAGATCTCCATGCCGTTCGGCGAGGCCATCACCGCCGTCCTGCTCGGGAAGAGCACACCGGCCACGGCGCTGCGGCGATGCGCCGACGAAGCCAACGCCGCCATGGCCACGGTGCGTTGA
- a CDS encoding carbohydrate ABC transporter permease, which produces MSRLPTPITLPDVTPPAGPARRRRRREAATAWAFVLPSVLVILGLSVIPVLWSLLLSFQYSDLLTPSVWVGWDNYRQLADDPQFGQAVRNTLVYTALYVPLSIGLGLFLALVLNRRIRFVGLYRTLLFVPFVVSAAAQGVLFAFILDPEFGAANSLLHRIGVSPQGFLSDPAQALLVLVGISLWSGTGFCVVIYLAALQDVPRELVEAATLDGADRRHVLRHVTLPTIAPVSVFLLLWQTITALQVFDLVYVTTKGGPLGSTTVIVYFVWEQAFRNFTAGYGAAAAYVLGAALLLIAAGTRLVRRREDRRLKGATS; this is translated from the coding sequence ATGTCCCGTCTGCCCACCCCCATCACCCTTCCGGACGTGACGCCACCGGCCGGTCCGGCACGCCGCCGACGCCGCCGGGAAGCCGCCACGGCCTGGGCGTTCGTCCTCCCCTCCGTCCTGGTCATCCTGGGCCTGAGCGTCATCCCCGTCCTGTGGTCACTGCTGCTGTCGTTCCAGTACAGCGACCTCCTCACGCCGAGCGTCTGGGTGGGCTGGGACAACTACCGCCAGCTGGCCGACGATCCGCAGTTCGGGCAGGCCGTGCGCAACACACTGGTCTACACGGCGCTGTACGTGCCGCTGAGCATCGGCCTGGGGCTGTTCCTGGCGCTGGTCCTCAACCGCCGCATCCGGTTCGTCGGCCTCTACCGCACCCTGCTCTTCGTGCCGTTCGTGGTCTCGGCCGCCGCCCAGGGCGTCCTGTTCGCCTTCATCCTCGACCCGGAGTTCGGCGCGGCCAACTCACTGCTGCACCGCATCGGAGTCTCCCCCCAGGGCTTCCTGTCCGATCCGGCCCAGGCCCTGCTGGTCCTGGTGGGCATCTCCCTGTGGAGCGGCACCGGCTTCTGCGTCGTGATCTATCTCGCGGCGCTCCAGGACGTCCCCCGGGAGCTCGTCGAGGCCGCCACCCTGGACGGTGCGGACCGCCGGCACGTGCTGCGCCATGTCACCCTGCCCACCATCGCACCGGTCAGCGTGTTCCTGCTGCTGTGGCAGACGATCACCGCCCTCCAGGTGTTCGACCTGGTGTACGTGACGACGAAGGGCGGGCCGCTCGGATCCACCACCGTGATCGTCTACTTCGTCTGGGAACAGGCGTTCCGGAACTTCACCGCCGGCTACGGGGCCGCGGCGGCCTACGTCCTCGGCGCCGCCCTGCTCCTGATCGCGGCCGGGACCCGTCTGGTCCGGCGCCGCGAGGACCGCCGTCTCAAGGGAGCCACGTCATGA